In Microbacterium sp. 1.5R, the following are encoded in one genomic region:
- a CDS encoding LacI family DNA-binding transcriptional regulator, with the protein MTAMPPPRATMKDVAALAGVSPKTVSNVVTGTVAVREETRLRVESAMVELDFVPNLNARGLRKGRSGIIAVALPDLATAFSAELMHRIVDAAHDRGLAVQIEETATDPERERELVSRARAHLVDGLILNPIRLEDSVLKYADRLPPLVMLGEVEQNRADHVRIDSRRAAADVTRHVLSRGATRIAVIGADDDAAVATATGRLRLEGVHDALREVGIPRDTALEINPMPWSMTGGADGVATLFRRGVAFDAIIAFTDSLALGALHALHDHGVSVPDDVIVTGFDDVEFSRYTSPSLTTIAFDRRAFADAALTLLESRMDDRSAPPRALTLSHHLLERDSTRGAPRGYRP; encoded by the coding sequence ATGACTGCGATGCCGCCGCCGCGCGCGACGATGAAGGACGTCGCCGCACTTGCCGGCGTCTCACCCAAGACGGTCTCGAACGTCGTCACCGGCACGGTCGCCGTTCGCGAGGAGACGAGGCTCAGGGTCGAGTCGGCGATGGTGGAGCTCGACTTCGTGCCCAACCTCAACGCCCGCGGGCTCCGCAAGGGCCGCTCGGGCATCATCGCCGTGGCCCTGCCCGACCTCGCCACCGCGTTCTCGGCCGAGCTGATGCATCGCATCGTCGACGCTGCGCACGATCGGGGCCTGGCGGTGCAGATCGAGGAGACCGCGACCGATCCCGAACGCGAGCGGGAGCTCGTCTCGCGCGCTCGCGCGCACCTGGTCGACGGGCTGATCCTGAACCCCATCCGCCTCGAGGACAGCGTGCTGAAGTACGCCGACCGGCTGCCCCCGCTCGTCATGCTCGGGGAGGTCGAGCAGAACAGGGCCGACCACGTGCGGATCGACAGTCGCCGCGCCGCCGCTGACGTGACCCGGCATGTGCTGTCTCGCGGGGCGACCCGCATCGCGGTGATCGGCGCCGATGACGACGCGGCGGTCGCGACCGCCACAGGTCGCCTGCGACTCGAGGGCGTGCACGACGCGCTGCGAGAGGTCGGCATCCCGCGCGACACCGCTCTCGAGATCAACCCGATGCCGTGGTCGATGACGGGTGGGGCGGATGGCGTCGCCACGCTGTTCCGGCGGGGTGTGGCATTCGACGCGATCATCGCCTTCACCGACTCGCTCGCGCTCGGAGCGCTGCACGCGCTGCACGATCACGGCGTGAGCGTGCCGGACGATGTGATCGTGACGGGCTTCGACGATGTCGAGTTCTCGCGGTACACGTCGCCCTCGCTCACGACGATCGCCTTCGATCGTCGCGCGTTCGCCGACGCGGCCCTCACGCTGCTCGAGTCGCGCATGGACGACCGCTCCGCTCCCCCGCGCGCGCTCACCCTCTCGCATCATCTGCTCGAGCGCGACAGCACGCGGGGCGCCCCGCGCGGCTACCGCCCCTGA
- a CDS encoding extracellular solute-binding protein, producing the protein MTPPLDMSRRQFLTAASVTAAAALLAGCAPGTVPGSNTTTLQFWHLLSGGDGVTMSQLLDTANAAQNAYRIRPTVLAWGTPYYTKLAMAGAGGRAPDVAIMHATRTVGWAPGGLLDPWDLDRLADLGVDASTFPKPIWEKGFVGENMYSVALDAHPFVAMFNTDICDAAGVLDSDGRLAETSSPEEFVEQLRTIGGKADGHALSYGYLGDGAQMWRLFYTFYSQHGGAMELPAGGKAVIDKDAAVESLSLMRTLLDGEIALAQADYGSAVAEFATGKSGMLFTGVWELRTMQNAEIPFDATMIPTLYGTPAVYADSHSFVLPHQTDADEKKRDLTYQFVADMLKGSFGWAEAGHIPAFLPVTESPEYADLVPQAHYAEAAQHVVYDPTAWFTGSGSNFQGEFGAAVQGVLLSGDDPAAAIDRFEARVNTLLRQPNPADPEGTFAS; encoded by the coding sequence ATGACGCCCCCGCTCGATATGTCCAGACGGCAGTTCCTGACTGCCGCCTCCGTCACGGCCGCCGCGGCGCTGCTCGCCGGCTGCGCCCCCGGAACAGTCCCGGGCTCGAACACCACGACCCTCCAGTTCTGGCATCTGCTCTCGGGTGGCGACGGCGTCACCATGTCGCAACTGCTCGACACCGCGAACGCGGCGCAGAACGCGTACCGCATCCGCCCCACCGTGCTCGCCTGGGGCACCCCGTACTACACGAAGCTCGCGATGGCGGGCGCCGGTGGCCGCGCCCCCGACGTCGCGATCATGCACGCCACCCGCACGGTCGGCTGGGCCCCCGGCGGTCTGCTCGACCCGTGGGATCTCGACCGACTGGCAGACCTCGGCGTCGACGCCTCGACGTTCCCGAAGCCCATCTGGGAGAAGGGCTTCGTCGGCGAGAACATGTACAGCGTCGCGCTCGACGCGCATCCGTTCGTCGCGATGTTCAACACCGACATCTGCGATGCCGCCGGAGTGCTCGACAGCGACGGTCGCCTCGCAGAGACGTCGTCTCCTGAGGAGTTCGTCGAGCAGCTGCGCACGATCGGCGGCAAAGCCGACGGCCACGCGCTGTCCTACGGATATCTCGGCGACGGCGCGCAGATGTGGCGCCTCTTCTACACCTTCTACTCGCAGCACGGCGGTGCGATGGAGCTGCCCGCCGGCGGCAAGGCCGTGATCGACAAGGATGCCGCGGTCGAGTCCCTCTCGCTCATGCGCACTCTGCTCGACGGCGAGATCGCCCTCGCCCAGGCCGACTACGGCAGCGCCGTCGCCGAGTTCGCGACCGGCAAGAGCGGCATGCTGTTCACCGGCGTCTGGGAGCTCCGCACCATGCAGAACGCGGAGATCCCGTTCGATGCGACCATGATCCCCACGCTCTACGGCACCCCGGCGGTCTACGCCGACTCGCACTCGTTCGTGCTGCCGCATCAGACCGACGCCGACGAGAAGAAGCGCGACCTGACGTACCAGTTCGTCGCCGACATGCTCAAGGGCTCGTTCGGCTGGGCCGAGGCCGGGCACATCCCCGCCTTCCTGCCGGTCACCGAGTCCCCCGAGTACGCCGATCTCGTCCCCCAGGCCCACTACGCCGAGGCCGCGCAGCACGTCGTGTACGACCCCACCGCGTGGTTCACCGGATCGGGATCCAACTTCCAGGGCGAGTTCGGCGCCGCGGTGCAGGGCGTCCTGCTGTCGGGCGATGACCCCGCGGCGGCGATCGACCGGTTCGAGGCACGGGTGAACACCCTGCTCCGTCAGCCCAACCCGGCAGACCCCGAGGGGACGTTCGCATCATGA
- a CDS encoding carbohydrate ABC transporter permease, protein MTTATDSTRTIVTGSKAAIPIRRAGSRNREQLISWAFLAPFLLAFVLFLAWPIVHGIILSFTDQSLTGAGGSFIGFANYAEALTDPKMWQSMGNTVWFTLLSTVPLVVIALLMAALVDRGIPGQWLWRLSFFMPYLLASTVISQIWVWIFNPQIGAANNILEFFGLEPLAWLQNPDTNMLSIVIATVWWTVGFNFLLYLAAMQNIPPQQYEAASLDGAGPWRQFWSITLPQLGPATVLILILQILASLKLFDQAYQMLGGVASDTTRSIVQYIYEAGFVSYRFGYSAAISYVFFALIVIIGVAQALITRRRKESQL, encoded by the coding sequence ATGACCACGGCAACCGACTCCACGCGCACCATCGTCACCGGCTCCAAGGCCGCCATCCCGATCCGTCGCGCCGGCTCCCGCAACCGCGAGCAGCTCATCAGCTGGGCGTTCCTCGCTCCGTTCCTGCTCGCGTTCGTGCTGTTCCTCGCCTGGCCGATCGTGCACGGCATCATCCTCAGCTTCACCGACCAATCGCTCACGGGCGCCGGCGGCTCCTTCATCGGATTCGCGAACTACGCCGAGGCGCTGACGGATCCGAAGATGTGGCAGTCGATGGGCAACACGGTGTGGTTCACCCTGCTGTCCACTGTGCCGCTCGTCGTGATCGCTCTGCTGATGGCGGCTCTCGTCGACCGCGGCATCCCGGGTCAGTGGCTGTGGCGACTGTCGTTCTTCATGCCGTACCTGCTCGCCTCGACCGTGATCTCGCAGATCTGGGTGTGGATCTTCAACCCGCAGATCGGTGCCGCGAACAACATCCTCGAGTTCTTCGGTCTCGAGCCGCTCGCCTGGCTCCAGAATCCCGACACCAACATGCTGTCGATCGTGATCGCCACCGTCTGGTGGACGGTCGGATTCAACTTCCTGCTGTACCTCGCGGCGATGCAGAACATCCCGCCGCAGCAGTACGAGGCGGCATCGCTCGACGGCGCGGGGCCGTGGCGCCAGTTCTGGTCGATCACTCTTCCGCAGCTGGGACCGGCGACCGTGCTGATCCTGATCCTGCAGATCCTGGCGTCGCTCAAGCTCTTCGATCAGGCGTACCAGATGCTCGGCGGTGTCGCGAGTGACACGACCCGCTCGATCGTCCAGTACATCTACGAAGCCGGCTTCGTCAGTTACCGATTCGGCTACTCGGCCGCGATCTCCTATGTGTTCTTCGCCCTCATCGTCATCATCGGCGTCGCGCAGGCTCTGATCACGCGCCGCCGGAAGGAGTCGCAGCTGTGA
- a CDS encoding carbohydrate ABC transporter permease — protein MSTATLTETITTTKPARARRPHLPGEKPFGVLRISALVVLIVLAVGWLLPFLWAIATAFKTETDAASGDPSWIGASGPTIEAFTAILSQGNVYTWAFNSLWTSIAVTLITLTISALAAYAFSRLDFTGRKWLFVAIIASIVVPPQVLIIPLFYEMLAFNMIDTYWGLILPQVVAPAMVFILKRFFDAIPIELEDAARVDGASRLRIFWSIVLPLSRPILASVAIFVFIGAWNNFLWPFLVINDTTLMTLPVGLQTVISAYGVQYAQVMAQAVLAALPLIIVFIIFQKQIVKGVATSGFGGQ, from the coding sequence ATGTCCACCGCCACTCTCACCGAGACCATCACCACGACCAAGCCCGCGCGGGCCCGTCGCCCGCACCTGCCGGGCGAGAAGCCGTTCGGCGTGCTGCGCATCAGCGCACTCGTCGTCCTCATCGTCCTGGCGGTCGGCTGGCTGCTGCCCTTCCTCTGGGCGATCGCGACGGCGTTCAAGACCGAGACGGATGCCGCCAGCGGCGACCCGTCCTGGATCGGCGCCTCGGGCCCGACGATCGAGGCGTTCACCGCGATCCTGTCGCAGGGCAACGTCTACACCTGGGCGTTCAACAGCCTGTGGACGTCGATCGCCGTGACCCTGATCACGCTCACGATCTCGGCATTGGCCGCCTACGCCTTCTCCCGGCTCGACTTCACCGGTCGCAAGTGGCTGTTCGTCGCCATCATCGCCTCGATCGTCGTGCCGCCGCAGGTGCTCATCATCCCGCTGTTCTACGAGATGCTCGCGTTCAACATGATCGACACCTACTGGGGTCTGATCCTGCCGCAGGTCGTTGCGCCGGCCATGGTGTTCATTCTGAAGCGCTTCTTCGACGCGATCCCGATCGAGCTCGAAGACGCCGCCCGGGTCGACGGCGCCAGCCGACTGCGCATCTTCTGGTCGATCGTGCTGCCGCTGTCGCGCCCGATCCTGGCATCCGTCGCGATCTTCGTGTTCATCGGCGCCTGGAACAACTTCCTCTGGCCGTTCCTCGTCATCAACGACACCACGCTGATGACGCTGCCGGTCGGCCTCCAGACGGTGATCAGCGCCTACGGCGTGCAGTACGCCCAGGTGATGGCTCAGGCCGTGCTGGCGGCGCTGCCGTTGATCATCGTGTTCATCATCTTCCAGAAGCAGATCGTCAAGGGCGTCGCGACCAGCGGCTTCGGCGGTCAGTAG
- the arfA gene encoding arabinosylfuranosidase ArfA, producing MSQARITIDRDFTIADVPRRLFGSFVEHMGRCVYTGIYEPGHPQADERGFRQDVLALVKEMGPTVVRYPGGNFVSGYRWEDGVGPVEDRPVRIDGAWHTIETNAFGLHEFMDWAKDADVEVMEAINLGTRGVEEARSLVEYANHPGGTYWSDLRRKNGAEQPFDIKLWCLGNELDGPWQIGGKTATEYGRLAQESAKAMKLVDPTIELVAVGSSGRSMPTFGTWEHTVLTHAYDEVDFISMHAYYQEHDGDAESFLAESVDMDAFIDGVIATIDAVKAAGKHTKQVDISFDEWNVWDQVKFNDVESVEIAKAGWKKHPRLIEDTYNVTDAVVVGTLLNSLLRHGDRVKIANQAQLVNVIAPIRSEENGPAWRQTSFWPFERMARLAKGRILRLAVAAPQIETKRYGGVDSVDAAATWDEETGRVVVFVANRSLTEESDLTVELRGLTGLRVVNAETLTIPEGGDRRTANLETTQDAVHMVPLGAAEVVDGSVRATLPPLSWSVIELA from the coding sequence ATGTCTCAGGCCCGCATCACCATCGATCGCGACTTCACCATCGCCGACGTCCCCCGGAGGCTCTTCGGGTCGTTCGTCGAGCACATGGGGCGCTGCGTGTACACCGGCATCTACGAACCGGGGCACCCGCAGGCCGACGAGCGCGGCTTCCGTCAGGACGTCCTCGCCCTGGTGAAGGAAATGGGTCCGACCGTGGTCCGATACCCGGGAGGCAACTTCGTCTCGGGCTACCGCTGGGAAGACGGGGTGGGCCCGGTCGAAGACCGCCCGGTGCGCATCGACGGCGCCTGGCACACGATCGAGACCAACGCCTTCGGCCTGCACGAGTTCATGGACTGGGCGAAGGATGCCGATGTCGAGGTCATGGAGGCCATCAACCTCGGCACCCGGGGTGTCGAGGAGGCCAGGTCGCTCGTGGAGTACGCCAACCACCCGGGCGGCACGTACTGGTCGGACCTTCGCCGCAAGAACGGTGCCGAGCAGCCCTTCGACATCAAGCTGTGGTGCCTGGGCAACGAGCTCGACGGCCCCTGGCAGATCGGCGGCAAGACCGCGACGGAGTACGGGCGGCTGGCGCAGGAGTCGGCCAAGGCCATGAAGCTCGTCGACCCGACGATCGAGCTCGTCGCCGTCGGCTCGTCCGGCCGGTCGATGCCGACGTTCGGCACCTGGGAGCACACGGTGCTCACTCACGCGTACGACGAGGTCGACTTCATCTCGATGCACGCGTATTACCAGGAGCATGACGGCGACGCCGAGTCGTTCCTCGCGGAGTCGGTCGACATGGATGCGTTCATCGACGGCGTCATCGCGACGATCGATGCGGTGAAGGCGGCGGGCAAGCACACGAAGCAGGTCGACATCTCGTTCGACGAGTGGAACGTGTGGGACCAGGTGAAGTTCAACGACGTCGAGTCGGTCGAGATCGCGAAGGCCGGGTGGAAGAAGCACCCGCGTCTGATCGAGGACACCTACAACGTGACGGATGCCGTCGTCGTGGGCACGCTGCTCAACAGCCTGCTGCGTCATGGCGATCGCGTGAAGATCGCGAACCAGGCGCAGCTCGTGAACGTGATCGCGCCGATCCGCTCGGAGGAGAACGGTCCGGCCTGGCGTCAGACGAGCTTCTGGCCCTTCGAGCGCATGGCCCGTCTCGCCAAGGGCCGCATCCTGCGCCTCGCGGTGGCGGCTCCGCAGATCGAGACGAAGCGCTACGGCGGAGTCGACTCGGTTGATGCCGCGGCCACGTGGGACGAGGAGACCGGACGAGTCGTCGTCTTCGTCGCGAACCGCTCGCTGACCGAAGAGAGCGACCTGACCGTCGAGCTGCGCGGCCTCACCGGCCTCCGCGTCGTGAACGCCGAGACGCTGACGATCCCCGAGGGTGGCGACCGTCGCACCGCGAACCTCGAGACCACGCAGGATGCCGTGCACATGGTGCCGCTCGGCGCCGCCGAGGTCGTCGACGGGTCGGTGCGTGCGACGCTGCCGCCGCTGTCATGGTCGGTGATCGAACTCGCCTGA
- a CDS encoding S1 family peptidase, translating into MKHRVTGRRPLALTAATTLALSGLFLGAPVAFADDSAEAPGQDAPAQVLNTKADLAEADTDMVALGQTAGGENVVVVTADTGKSDAEITQIASDNGVTDASVVKVDTALSSFAEGDIVGGQGYLSVSPDLESFVAGEPGSNAWSCSIGFAAFTPTGDPALLSAGHCAFDEDGEPLRDTTLTVPSSEDAAGGTRTALPATIDLLGTFGFAQFGGGDGGLGSNGDTTATDISTIDINEAAGWNPVPAVTDWTTAGDSLSSLADSVIEIKSVAAPTLGEVSKSGRTTGFTTGVVASDDILDGWANIDGHWVQGFSSNTLAGPGDSGGSVIQGNAAVGLISGGTEATETQEQFTWAASLVTALPKTGGYQVALDLDAPVVTSPTDGAEVQPGTAITGTAPGAEKVTVSGFGADQTVRVVDGAFSVVGPVELGEQTISVRARTGFSSSETVTLDVKVVPAPLVAPVITSPADGSTVNETVTAISGTGLPTTAITVTDAKTDDVLGTTEVAADGSWTVDGLTLEYGSHSVVVTQTRTIDGEDEVSPEATSSFSVIPVSPAVTSVANGAEFAHNDGPSGLAGSGIDGATVTVKLTGAEPTTANTAALAGAFAAASGTFTATVEDGAWSVDFGAALESGTYTVSATQAIDGVSSAPTDLAFAVLAAPVAGGGGAAPAPGEGGAAAPGDGGLAATGSDMLVPLTAGAIALALLSGGLLLVVRRRQQIQS; encoded by the coding sequence ATGAAGCACAGAGTGACAGGCCGCCGCCCACTGGCGCTGACGGCCGCCACCACGCTCGCCCTCTCGGGGCTCTTCCTCGGAGCGCCTGTGGCGTTCGCGGACGACTCCGCAGAAGCACCCGGACAGGACGCTCCTGCCCAGGTGCTGAACACGAAGGCGGACCTGGCCGAGGCCGACACCGACATGGTCGCGCTCGGTCAGACCGCAGGTGGCGAGAACGTCGTCGTCGTCACCGCCGACACCGGCAAGAGCGACGCCGAGATCACGCAGATCGCGAGCGACAACGGCGTCACCGACGCATCCGTCGTCAAGGTCGACACCGCACTCTCGTCCTTCGCCGAGGGCGACATCGTCGGCGGTCAGGGCTACCTCTCGGTGAGCCCCGATCTCGAGAGCTTCGTCGCCGGCGAGCCCGGGAGCAACGCCTGGTCGTGCTCCATCGGCTTCGCGGCCTTCACGCCCACCGGCGACCCGGCGCTCCTGAGTGCCGGACACTGCGCGTTCGATGAAGACGGCGAGCCGCTCCGCGACACCACCCTGACCGTTCCCAGCAGCGAAGACGCAGCCGGTGGCACCCGGACCGCGCTGCCGGCCACGATCGACCTGCTCGGTACGTTCGGCTTCGCTCAGTTCGGCGGCGGCGACGGCGGCCTCGGTTCGAACGGCGACACCACCGCGACGGACATCTCGACCATCGACATCAACGAGGCCGCAGGCTGGAACCCGGTACCGGCGGTCACCGACTGGACCACCGCCGGCGACTCGCTGAGCTCGCTCGCAGACAGCGTCATCGAGATCAAGTCCGTCGCGGCACCGACGCTCGGCGAGGTCTCGAAGAGCGGTCGCACGACCGGCTTCACCACCGGCGTCGTCGCCAGCGACGACATCCTCGACGGATGGGCCAACATCGACGGTCACTGGGTGCAGGGCTTCTCGAGCAACACGCTCGCAGGCCCCGGAGACTCCGGTGGATCGGTCATCCAGGGCAACGCGGCCGTCGGCCTCATCAGCGGTGGCACGGAAGCGACCGAGACCCAGGAGCAGTTCACCTGGGCGGCATCGCTCGTGACCGCCCTGCCGAAGACGGGTGGCTACCAGGTCGCTCTCGACCTCGACGCACCGGTCGTCACCAGCCCGACCGATGGCGCCGAGGTGCAGCCCGGAACGGCCATCACCGGAACCGCTCCCGGCGCGGAGAAGGTCACGGTCAGCGGCTTCGGCGCAGACCAGACCGTCCGCGTCGTCGACGGCGCGTTCTCGGTGGTCGGCCCGGTCGAGCTCGGCGAGCAGACCATCTCGGTCCGTGCCCGCACCGGCTTCAGCTCCTCCGAGACCGTCACGCTCGACGTGAAGGTCGTGCCGGCCCCGCTGGTCGCGCCGGTCATCACCTCGCCCGCCGACGGATCGACCGTCAACGAGACGGTCACCGCGATCAGCGGCACCGGCCTGCCGACCACCGCCATCACGGTGACCGACGCCAAGACCGATGACGTGCTCGGCACGACCGAGGTCGCCGCAGACGGTTCCTGGACCGTCGACGGACTCACCCTCGAGTACGGCTCGCACAGCGTCGTCGTGACGCAGACCCGCACGATCGACGGCGAAGACGAGGTCTCGCCTGAGGCCACCTCGTCGTTCTCGGTCATCCCCGTCTCGCCGGCCGTGACCTCGGTCGCGAACGGCGCGGAGTTCGCCCACAACGACGGTCCTTCCGGACTCGCCGGCTCGGGCATCGACGGAGCGACCGTGACGGTGAAGCTCACCGGCGCCGAGCCGACCACGGCGAACACGGCGGCCCTCGCGGGCGCCTTCGCCGCGGCGAGCGGCACGTTCACGGCCACTGTCGAGGACGGCGCCTGGAGCGTCGACTTCGGTGCGGCTCTCGAGTCGGGCACCTACACGGTCTCGGCCACGCAGGCCATCGACGGCGTCTCGTCGGCTCCGACCGACCTGGCGTTCGCTGTTCTCGCCGCACCGGTCGCTGGCGGTGGCGGAGCCGCTCCCGCTCCCGGTGAGGGTGGCGCAGCCGCCCCGGGTGACGGCGGTCTCGCCGCGACCGGTTCCGACATGCTCGTCCCGCTGACGGCCGGAGCCATCGCGCTCGCCCTGCTCTCGGGCGGACTGCTGCTGGTCGTGCGTCGTCGCCAGCAGATCCAGAGCTGA
- a CDS encoding META domain-containing protein has protein sequence MSTHRRARTLVGLAILGAFAVMGAACATGGPSSAPTSSADPNGEDSAVVEKLVGLWGEDASGQPHLEFTADGEVHGSDGCNGITTTYSVNGDRVDLARFASTLKACPGVDGWMRGVRAVEIDGDVLVIKDASGTELGTLPRAS, from the coding sequence ATGAGCACCCACCGCAGAGCACGCACCCTCGTCGGCCTCGCGATCCTGGGAGCCTTCGCCGTGATGGGCGCAGCCTGCGCGACCGGCGGCCCCAGCAGTGCGCCGACGTCGAGCGCCGACCCGAACGGCGAAGACAGCGCCGTCGTCGAGAAGCTCGTCGGACTGTGGGGAGAGGATGCCTCCGGTCAGCCGCACCTCGAGTTCACCGCCGACGGCGAGGTGCACGGCAGTGACGGCTGCAACGGCATCACGACGACCTACTCGGTGAACGGCGACCGTGTCGATCTCGCCCGATTCGCCTCGACGCTGAAGGCGTGCCCCGGAGTGGACGGCTGGATGCGGGGCGTGCGTGCGGTCGAGATCGACGGCGACGTCCTCGTGATCAAGGACGCGTCCGGCACGGAGCTGGGCACCCTCCCGCGCGCGAGCTGA
- a CDS encoding bifunctional 2-methylcitrate synthase/citrate synthase, with amino-acid sequence MTEPDIKKGLAGVVVDTTAISKVNPETNSLLYRGYPVQELAATQPFEAVAYLLWHGELPTADELAAFRAEERLHRALTDSVKTAIDLVPLDAHPMDEVRTAVSLIGASDTSAGGSVLDAGGSPEENLERSIRLFAALPAIVAYGQRRRRGQETIAPRDDLDYSANFLWMTFGEEPDPVVVDAFNRSMILYAEHSFNASTFTARVITSTLSDLYSAVVGAIGALKGPLHGGANEAVLHIFDEIGEASNVVPWLDKALAEKRKIMGFGHRVYKSGDSRVPTMKAALDTLVEHYDKAEVAELYDALESEFVARKGIYPNLDYPSGPAYNLIGFDTLTFTPLFVAARVTGWTAHIIEQAGANALIRPLSFYDGVDERHIEN; translated from the coding sequence ATGACCGAGCCGGACATCAAGAAGGGCCTTGCCGGGGTCGTCGTCGACACGACCGCGATCTCGAAGGTCAACCCCGAGACGAACAGCCTGCTCTACCGCGGATATCCCGTGCAGGAGCTGGCGGCGACCCAGCCTTTCGAGGCGGTGGCCTACCTGCTGTGGCACGGCGAGCTGCCGACGGCCGACGAGCTGGCCGCTTTCCGCGCGGAGGAGCGCCTCCATCGCGCTCTGACCGACAGCGTGAAGACCGCGATCGACCTGGTTCCGCTCGACGCGCATCCGATGGACGAGGTGCGCACGGCGGTCAGCCTGATCGGTGCCTCCGACACGAGCGCGGGCGGATCGGTGCTCGATGCCGGCGGCAGCCCGGAGGAGAACCTCGAGCGCAGCATCCGTCTGTTCGCCGCTCTCCCCGCGATCGTCGCGTACGGTCAGCGCCGCCGCCGGGGGCAGGAGACGATCGCACCGCGCGACGACCTCGACTACTCGGCGAACTTCCTCTGGATGACGTTCGGCGAGGAGCCCGATCCGGTGGTCGTCGACGCGTTCAACCGCTCGATGATCCTGTATGCCGAGCACTCGTTCAACGCCTCGACGTTCACGGCCCGCGTGATCACCTCCACCCTCAGCGACCTCTACTCGGCGGTGGTCGGGGCGATCGGCGCGCTCAAGGGGCCGCTGCACGGCGGCGCCAATGAGGCTGTGCTGCACATCTTCGACGAGATCGGCGAGGCCTCGAACGTCGTGCCGTGGCTCGACAAGGCGCTGGCCGAGAAGCGCAAGATCATGGGCTTCGGGCACCGCGTCTACAAGAGCGGCGACTCGCGGGTGCCGACGATGAAGGCGGCGCTCGACACCCTGGTCGAGCACTACGACAAGGCCGAGGTGGCAGAGCTGTACGACGCTCTCGAGTCGGAGTTCGTGGCGCGCAAGGGCATCTACCCGAACCTCGACTACCCGTCGGGTCCTGCCTACAACCTCATCGGCTTCGACACCCTCACCTTCACGCCGCTGTTCGTCGCGGCGCGGGTCACAGGGTGGACGGCGCACATCATCGAACAGGCCGGTGCGAACGCTCTGATCCGCCCGCTGTCGTTCTACGACGGCGTCGACGAACGCCACATCGAGAACTGA
- the prpB gene encoding methylisocitrate lyase: MLYSHVTPAEKRRLFRERLASGELLRFPGAFNPLSARLIEQKGFDGVYISGAVLSADLGVPDIGLTTLTEVAGRAKQIARMTDIPAIVDADTGFGEPMNVARTIQELEDAGLAGTHIEDQINPKRCGHLDGKSVVDESTAIRRIRAAADARRDPNFLIMARTDIRAVEGLESAIDRAKALVDAGADAVFPEAMRTLGEFEAMANALDVPILANMTEFGKSDLFSVDQLRDAGVNMVIWPVSLLRIAMGAAGGALDTLNEEGHLTSKLGEMQHRADLYDLIDYESYKQFDSGVAGFTVTKE, from the coding sequence ATGCTGTATTCGCACGTCACCCCGGCCGAGAAGCGCCGTCTGTTCCGCGAACGGCTCGCGAGTGGCGAGCTGCTGCGCTTCCCCGGCGCGTTCAATCCGCTGAGCGCCCGACTGATCGAGCAGAAGGGCTTCGACGGGGTCTACATCTCGGGTGCGGTGCTCTCTGCCGACCTCGGGGTGCCCGACATCGGCCTCACCACGCTGACCGAGGTCGCCGGTCGGGCCAAGCAGATCGCGCGGATGACCGACATCCCCGCGATCGTCGACGCCGACACCGGTTTCGGCGAGCCGATGAACGTCGCCCGCACGATCCAGGAGCTCGAGGATGCCGGCCTCGCCGGCACGCACATCGAAGACCAGATCAACCCGAAGCGTTGCGGCCACCTCGACGGCAAGAGCGTCGTCGACGAGAGCACGGCGATCCGTCGCATCCGTGCCGCTGCCGACGCTCGACGCGACCCGAACTTCCTCATCATGGCGCGCACCGACATCCGCGCGGTCGAGGGACTCGAGTCCGCGATCGATCGTGCGAAGGCGCTGGTGGATGCCGGGGCGGATGCCGTCTTCCCCGAGGCGATGCGCACCCTCGGTGAGTTCGAGGCGATGGCGAATGCGCTCGACGTGCCGATCCTCGCCAACATGACCGAATTCGGCAAGAGCGATCTGTTCTCGGTCGACCAGTTGCGGGATGCCGGTGTGAACATGGTCATCTGGCCGGTGTCGCTGCTGCGCATCGCGATGGGCGCGGCGGGCGGTGCGCTCGATACGCTGAACGAGGAGGGGCACCTCACCTCGAAGCTCGGTGAGATGCAGCACCGTGCCGATCTCTACGACCTGATCGACTACGAGTCCTACAAGCAGTTCGACTCCGGCGTCGCAGGCTTCACCGTCACGAAGGAGTGA